A window of the Amycolatopsis solani genome harbors these coding sequences:
- a CDS encoding amidase → MVLTAVEIAASVRAGTLDPVQVTQDALDRIAAGDGVVGAFRRVRAEEALKEAAEVAARPDLASLPLAGVPVAVKDVTAIEGESASHGSTAGPSAPAASDGVVAARLRAAGAVLVGLTRVPELCIWPMSDTPDGIARNPWDPTYASGGSSGGSAAAVAAGLVPLAHGTDGMGSVRLPAAMCGLVGLKPGSDLLAEGGWFGMSVHGPLATTVADTAVLLSVLASDPSLATVPTPDPVRIGMSTTVPLLHTPVPKELVAAVSTAAGHLSGAGHTLTTSAPRYPATMVLGMTARWLAGPAIQAGDFAFSGLQRRTRAHVRAGRLVERTGLIRERTRERWLARAAEFFAEHDVLMTPTLSHWPVKAGRWHEKRWLTNVLPSTRLAGFTGQWNFAGYPAITVPVGRSVVSGLPTSVQLVTRPGGESLLLGLAAQLESANPWPRTARK, encoded by the coding sequence ATGGTGCTGACGGCAGTGGAGATCGCGGCGTCCGTGCGGGCCGGGACGCTCGACCCGGTGCAGGTGACCCAGGACGCGCTCGACCGGATCGCCGCGGGTGACGGCGTCGTCGGCGCCTTCCGGCGGGTGCGCGCCGAAGAGGCGTTGAAGGAAGCCGCGGAGGTCGCCGCGCGGCCCGACCTCGCGTCGCTGCCGCTGGCCGGGGTGCCGGTCGCGGTCAAGGACGTCACGGCGATCGAGGGCGAGTCCGCTTCGCACGGTTCGACGGCGGGCCCGTCGGCCCCGGCCGCCTCGGACGGCGTCGTCGCGGCGCGGCTGCGGGCCGCGGGCGCGGTGCTCGTCGGGCTGACGCGCGTGCCGGAGCTGTGCATCTGGCCGATGAGCGACACCCCCGACGGCATCGCCCGCAACCCGTGGGACCCGACGTACGCCTCGGGCGGCTCGTCCGGCGGCAGCGCGGCGGCGGTGGCGGCCGGCCTGGTCCCGCTGGCCCACGGCACCGACGGCATGGGCTCGGTCCGCCTCCCGGCGGCGATGTGCGGGCTGGTCGGCCTGAAGCCGGGGTCCGACCTGCTGGCCGAGGGCGGCTGGTTCGGCATGTCGGTGCACGGCCCGCTGGCCACGACGGTCGCCGACACGGCGGTGCTGCTCTCGGTGCTGGCTTCGGACCCTTCGCTGGCGACGGTGCCCACCCCTGATCCGGTCCGGATCGGGATGTCCACGACGGTGCCCCTGCTGCACACACCGGTCCCGAAGGAGCTGGTGGCGGCGGTCTCCACCGCGGCGGGCCACCTGTCCGGGGCGGGCCACACGCTGACGACGTCGGCCCCGCGTTACCCGGCGACGATGGTCCTGGGCATGACGGCCCGCTGGCTGGCCGGCCCCGCGATCCAGGCCGGGGACTTCGCGTTTTCCGGGCTGCAGCGGCGGACCCGCGCGCACGTCCGCGCGGGACGCCTGGTCGAGCGCACGGGCCTGATCCGCGAGCGGACGCGGGAGCGCTGGCTCGCGCGGGCCGCGGAGTTCTTCGCCGAGCACGACGTGCTGATGACGCCGACGCTGTCGCACTGGCCGGTGAAGGCGGGCCGCTGGCACGAGAAGCGGTGGCTGACGAACGTCCTGCCGTCGACGCGGCTGGCCGGGTTCACGGGCCAGTGGAACTTCGCGGGCTACCCGGCGATCACGGTCCCGGTGGGCCGGTCCGTGGTGTCGGGCCTGCCGACGTCGGTCCAGCTGGTGACCCGCCCGGGCGGCGAGTCCCTGCTGCTCGGCCTGGCCGCCCAGCTGGAGTCGGCCAACCCCTGGCCCCGCACCGCCCGCAAGTAA
- a CDS encoding cell division protein DivIVA, whose translation MVPERDPAATALNGLLPLRREYTQAWHGFDRNEVRQYLDHVEAQLRRVLSERDAAVAQAATATREAESARKQVASLEARVEELMKPPERLEDLDERMQRTVTLAQARADEIVKRAEAAAEKTWAGSTEASTKLRERYTKLVAELDKQADLLHSEHENALAETRAEVQRLTVEAAQRRELLDNEAERKRRKIEREFEASQSAQKTALDKHIADQRTASKNQAERRIAEATAEAKRRLDEATAEAKRRLDEATTQAAQRTTVANRKVERLAEIREQARKSLAMAEDILNRSETQLATLPEEAVIPQASKLVGGDTESATTPAAPVVPVVQPQLPAKPAAKAAPAPKPAPAAKPGNAPANSNGPATKPANGNGAKPLSPTASKPGS comes from the coding sequence ATGGTTCCTGAGCGCGACCCCGCCGCAACCGCCCTCAACGGCCTCCTCCCCCTCCGTCGTGAGTACACCCAGGCTTGGCACGGCTTCGACCGCAACGAAGTCCGCCAGTACCTCGACCACGTCGAGGCGCAGCTGCGCCGGGTGCTCAGCGAGCGCGACGCCGCCGTCGCGCAGGCCGCGACCGCGACCCGCGAGGCGGAGTCCGCCCGGAAGCAGGTCGCTTCGCTGGAAGCGCGCGTCGAAGAGCTCATGAAGCCGCCGGAGCGCCTCGAGGACCTCGACGAGCGGATGCAGCGGACGGTGACGCTCGCGCAGGCGCGCGCGGACGAGATCGTCAAGCGCGCCGAGGCCGCCGCCGAGAAGACGTGGGCGGGCTCGACCGAGGCGTCGACGAAGCTGCGTGAGCGGTACACGAAGCTGGTCGCGGAACTGGACAAGCAGGCCGACCTGCTGCACTCCGAGCACGAGAACGCGCTGGCGGAGACGCGCGCCGAGGTGCAGCGGCTGACCGTCGAGGCGGCGCAGCGGCGGGAGCTGCTCGACAACGAGGCGGAGCGGAAGCGGCGGAAGATCGAGCGCGAGTTCGAGGCGTCGCAGTCGGCGCAGAAGACGGCGCTGGACAAGCACATCGCCGACCAGCGCACGGCGAGCAAGAACCAGGCCGAGCGCCGGATCGCCGAGGCGACGGCCGAAGCCAAGCGGCGGCTCGACGAGGCGACGGCGGAAGCCAAGCGCCGCCTCGACGAGGCGACCACCCAGGCGGCTCAGCGCACGACGGTGGCGAACCGCAAGGTCGAGCGGCTGGCGGAGATCCGCGAGCAGGCCCGCAAGAGCCTGGCGATGGCGGAGGACATCCTCAACCGCAGCGAGACGCAGCTCGCGACGCTGCCGGAGGAAGCGGTGATCCCCCAGGCGTCCAAGCTGGTGGGCGGCGACACGGAATCGGCCACGACGCCGGCCGCGCCGGTGGTCCCGGTGGTGCAGCCGCAGCTCCCGGCCAAGCCCGCGGCAAAGGCCGCTCCGGCCCCGAAGCCCGCGCCCGCGGCGAAGCCGGGCAACGCCCCGGCGAACTCGAACGGCCCGGCGACGAAGCCCGCCAACGGAAACGGCGCCAAGCCCCTTTCCCCCACGGCAAGCAAGCCCGGCTCCTGA
- a CDS encoding SDR family oxidoreductase has protein sequence MATFLVTGATGLIGRQFTRLLLSRPDDDRVALLVRASSKARLAALVDQWPHSDRVTLVTGDLGEPLLGVSEADRDELRGHVDHVVHLAALYDLTADDEASVKANVEGTQSVVDLSADLRAGCLHHVSSVAVAGDHEGIFTEEMFDAGQRLITPYHRTKFEAEKIVREQTEVPWRVYRPAVVVGHSETGEMDKIDGPYYLFPAINRLAGLPDVLPIVGPDLGDTNIVPVDYVAKALLELVVKPGLDGRAFHLVNPEPQPVVSVYNAFARAAGAPTISVQLGEGLSKRLVGLVKLTEHIPGVTIARDAVMERFGIPPVLLDTMAFPSVFSSAETRKALAGNVEVPRLEEYAPTLWRYWREHLDPFRARKHGPRGELDGRRVIITGASSGIGRATALKVAAAGGVPLLVARRRHELEEVRDEIVAAGGTASVYPADLTDEDSVRKAVDAMLAEHGRIDMLVNNAGRSIRRSIKLSYDRMHDYERAMAINYFGAVRLILAVLPHMSERKFGHIVNVSSIGVQGIAPRFSAYAASKAALDYFSRIAATETHGDGITFTTIHMPLVRTPMIRPTKIYDAFPTKSPEQAADMVLKALVERPKHIGTPAGQAIGLAYTLTPGLTDAVAYQGFRIFPDSAAAGGSGGLKIGRGEKHLSKAAMALARLSRGFHW, from the coding sequence ATGGCGACGTTCTTGGTGACCGGGGCGACCGGACTGATCGGGCGCCAGTTCACCCGGCTGCTGCTCTCCCGCCCCGACGACGACCGCGTCGCGTTGCTGGTCCGGGCGTCGAGCAAGGCCCGGCTGGCCGCGCTCGTCGACCAGTGGCCGCACTCCGACCGCGTCACGCTGGTCACCGGGGACCTCGGCGAGCCGCTGCTCGGGGTGTCCGAGGCCGACCGCGACGAGCTGCGCGGGCACGTCGACCACGTCGTCCACCTCGCCGCCCTCTACGACCTCACCGCCGACGACGAAGCGAGCGTCAAGGCCAACGTCGAGGGCACGCAGAGCGTCGTCGACCTGTCCGCGGACCTGCGCGCCGGCTGCCTGCACCACGTGTCTTCGGTGGCCGTCGCGGGCGACCACGAAGGCATCTTCACCGAGGAGATGTTCGACGCCGGGCAGCGGCTGATCACGCCGTACCACCGGACGAAGTTCGAGGCCGAGAAGATCGTCCGCGAGCAGACCGAGGTGCCGTGGCGGGTGTACCGGCCCGCCGTCGTCGTCGGGCACTCCGAGACCGGCGAAATGGACAAGATCGACGGCCCGTACTACCTCTTCCCCGCGATCAACCGGCTCGCCGGGCTGCCCGACGTGCTGCCGATCGTCGGCCCCGACCTCGGCGACACCAACATCGTGCCGGTCGACTACGTCGCCAAGGCGCTGCTCGAACTCGTCGTCAAGCCCGGGCTCGACGGCCGCGCCTTCCACCTGGTCAACCCCGAGCCGCAGCCGGTCGTGTCCGTCTACAACGCCTTCGCGCGGGCCGCGGGCGCGCCGACGATCTCGGTGCAGCTGGGCGAAGGGCTCTCCAAGCGGCTCGTCGGGCTGGTCAAGCTGACCGAGCACATCCCGGGCGTCACCATCGCCCGCGACGCCGTCATGGAGCGCTTCGGCATCCCGCCGGTGCTGCTGGACACCATGGCGTTCCCTTCGGTGTTCTCCTCGGCCGAGACGCGCAAGGCGCTGGCCGGCAACGTCGAGGTCCCCCGGCTGGAGGAGTACGCGCCGACGCTGTGGCGCTACTGGCGCGAGCACCTCGACCCGTTCCGCGCGCGCAAGCACGGCCCGCGCGGCGAACTGGACGGCCGCCGCGTGATCATCACCGGCGCGTCTTCCGGCATCGGCCGCGCGACGGCGTTGAAGGTCGCCGCCGCGGGTGGCGTCCCGCTGCTCGTCGCGCGCCGCCGGCACGAGCTGGAAGAGGTCCGCGACGAAATCGTCGCCGCCGGCGGCACCGCGTCGGTGTACCCGGCCGACCTGACCGACGAGGACTCGGTGCGCAAGGCCGTCGACGCGATGCTGGCCGAGCACGGCCGGATCGACATGCTGGTCAACAACGCCGGCCGGTCGATCCGCCGGTCGATCAAGCTGTCCTACGACCGGATGCACGACTACGAGCGCGCGATGGCGATCAACTACTTCGGCGCGGTCCGGCTGATCCTCGCGGTGCTGCCGCACATGTCGGAGCGGAAGTTCGGGCACATCGTGAACGTGTCGTCGATCGGCGTGCAGGGCATCGCGCCGCGCTTCTCGGCGTACGCGGCGTCGAAGGCGGCGCTGGACTACTTCTCGCGGATCGCGGCGACCGAGACGCACGGCGACGGGATCACGTTCACCACCATCCACATGCCGCTGGTGCGCACGCCGATGATCCGCCCGACGAAGATCTACGACGCGTTCCCGACGAAGTCGCCGGAACAGGCCGCGGACATGGTGCTCAAGGCGCTCGTCGAGCGGCCCAAGCACATCGGCACGCCCGCCGGGCAGGCGATCGGGCTGGCGTACACGCTCACGCCGGGCCTCACCGACGCCGTCGCGTACCAGGGTTTCCGGATCTTCCCGGACTCGGCCGCGGCGGGTGGTTCGGGCGGGCTGAAGATCGGCCGTGGCGAGAAACACCTTTCGAAAGCGGCGATGGCGCTCGCTCGGTTGTCTCGAGGCTTCCACTGGTGA
- a CDS encoding class F sortase: MYAQQANNRRRAAVPKPRRGRLLAGFALGAATVVAVQLGSSVVSSPPVAVVAGTAVPAAGAAAPAAAQPATPETPPPPKTTSAPAAAPAAQPSTPAPQKPGTVRLPAGGTATLVRQDLGPGGELPIPADLGQAAWWGAELDAAGGASVFAGHVNWRGATGPFAELWNARIGGAVTVVDSAGKTWRYRVSQLLTVHKDDLPAQADDLFGQSGPHRVVLATCGGRWVGGSDGYEENRIVIAEPE, encoded by the coding sequence ATGTATGCCCAGCAAGCCAACAACCGGCGTCGTGCGGCCGTGCCGAAACCCCGGCGGGGCCGGCTGCTCGCCGGGTTCGCGCTCGGGGCCGCGACCGTCGTCGCCGTGCAGCTGGGGTCCTCCGTGGTCTCCTCGCCGCCCGTTGCCGTCGTGGCTGGGACCGCGGTGCCCGCCGCGGGTGCCGCCGCCCCGGCCGCGGCTCAGCCGGCCACTCCGGAAACCCCGCCGCCGCCGAAGACGACGAGCGCTCCCGCCGCCGCGCCCGCGGCACAGCCGTCCACTCCCGCTCCGCAGAAACCCGGCACCGTGCGGCTGCCCGCGGGTGGCACCGCCACCCTCGTGCGCCAGGACCTCGGCCCCGGCGGCGAGCTCCCGATCCCCGCCGACCTCGGGCAGGCGGCCTGGTGGGGTGCCGAACTCGACGCGGCCGGCGGGGCCAGCGTGTTCGCCGGGCACGTCAACTGGCGGGGTGCCACCGGGCCGTTCGCCGAGCTGTGGAACGCCCGGATCGGCGGGGCTGTGACCGTCGTGGACAGCGCCGGCAAGACCTGGCGGTACCGGGTCTCCCAGCTGCTCACCGTGCACAAAGACGACCTGCCCGCGCAGGCGGACGACCTGTTCGGCCAGTCCGGCCCGCACCGGGTGGTGCTGGCGACCTGCGGCGGCCGCTGGGTCGGCGGTTCGGACGGCTACGAGGAGAACCGCATCGTCATCGCGGAGCCCGAATAA
- a CDS encoding MSCRAMM family protein translates to MRWSARPRAVIRVLVALFAAALLGLLSTPAASAASQEGVGHRVGADPAPRPVWLGSYVVGGQQVFCVSFRLRAPDTDEPYQPGDELLTKWGTKLPADQAANISYLLLRYGGTKNPDEATALAHLLHSWTAAPRTPADLDPDLPADKIAYDATGYLKAMSKGSADAVERLKTDAETNRGPWTASVTAPKGDQHLGEAAEWSATVKNAQGKGVPDVEVKLTATAGTLGEPSGGTAGNASPQAAAKTVTLKTGADGTVKVKLTPSGERPKLVASLSAPAARPYVRVPVDTSKQRVVSTGGEQELTAQGVVEVAKPGKVQVTKTDANTGKGVGGAVLRITGADKKSPAVGQDGKPLTGADGKPAVVTTDGATGGVAVENLRAPQEICVVEASPPPGYTNAYDPANPPSVCGTVKPGETLALSVTNKPNEVPRAIPAGGAPVVRMQGAVETSYSPLGLAGVGLLVLLGAGSAGFAARRASRR, encoded by the coding sequence ATGAGGTGGTCGGCACGCCCGCGCGCGGTCATCCGCGTGCTCGTCGCTTTGTTCGCCGCAGCGCTGCTCGGCCTGCTCTCCACGCCCGCCGCGTCGGCCGCGAGCCAGGAGGGCGTCGGCCACCGGGTCGGCGCCGACCCGGCGCCGCGCCCGGTCTGGCTCGGGTCGTACGTCGTCGGCGGGCAGCAGGTGTTCTGCGTGAGCTTCCGGCTCCGGGCGCCGGACACCGACGAGCCGTACCAGCCGGGCGACGAGCTGCTGACGAAGTGGGGCACGAAGCTGCCAGCCGATCAGGCGGCGAACATCTCGTACCTGCTGCTGCGCTACGGCGGCACGAAGAACCCCGACGAGGCGACCGCGCTCGCGCACCTGCTGCACTCGTGGACGGCGGCGCCGCGCACCCCCGCCGACCTCGACCCGGACCTGCCCGCGGACAAGATCGCCTACGACGCGACCGGGTACCTCAAGGCGATGAGCAAGGGCTCCGCCGACGCCGTCGAGCGGCTGAAGACCGACGCCGAGACCAACCGCGGCCCGTGGACCGCTTCGGTGACCGCGCCGAAGGGCGACCAGCACCTCGGCGAGGCGGCCGAGTGGTCCGCGACCGTGAAGAACGCGCAGGGCAAGGGCGTCCCCGACGTCGAGGTGAAGCTGACGGCGACGGCCGGCACCCTGGGCGAGCCGTCCGGTGGCACGGCGGGCAACGCGAGCCCGCAGGCCGCGGCGAAGACCGTCACGCTGAAGACCGGCGCCGACGGCACGGTGAAGGTGAAGCTGACCCCGTCCGGCGAGCGGCCGAAGCTGGTGGCGTCGCTGTCCGCGCCGGCCGCCCGGCCCTACGTCCGGGTGCCGGTCGACACGTCGAAGCAGCGCGTCGTCTCCACCGGCGGCGAGCAGGAGCTGACCGCGCAGGGCGTCGTCGAGGTCGCGAAGCCCGGCAAGGTCCAGGTGACGAAGACCGACGCGAACACGGGCAAGGGCGTCGGCGGTGCGGTCCTGCGGATCACCGGCGCGGACAAGAAGTCGCCCGCGGTGGGCCAGGACGGCAAGCCGCTGACGGGCGCCGACGGCAAGCCCGCGGTCGTCACGACCGACGGCGCGACCGGCGGTGTGGCGGTGGAGAACCTGCGGGCGCCGCAGGAGATCTGCGTCGTGGAGGCGAGCCCGCCACCGGGCTACACGAACGCGTACGACCCGGCGAACCCGCCGTCGGTGTGCGGCACGGTGAAGCCGGGCGAGACCCTCGCGCTGTCGGTGACCAACAAGCCGAACGAGGTCCCGCGCGCGATCCCGGCGGGCGGCGCGCCGGTCGTCCGGATGCAGGGAGCGGTCGAGACGAGTTATTCGCCCCTGGGCCTGGCCGGTGTGGGCCTGCTGGTGCTGCTGGGCGCAGGTTCGGCCGGCTTCGCCGCGCGGCGCGCTTCGCGGAGGTAG
- a CDS encoding Bax inhibitor-1/YccA family protein, producing the protein MRSSSNPAFRNLPHGGTQTYGQYGPPVGFNQPQGGVPGYGPGQAASGEGDRPMTVDDVVVKTGMSLGVALLVGIVTAIWAQNTLAETGRLSGALLGAMIGGLLVGLVISLVIIFRQKPSGPLTLVYSAAEGLFLGALSGVFEVVYKGIALQAIIGTAGVFIGMLVVYKTGAVKVTPKLTKWIVGAVVGVAILMLFNLISTLVFDFNPLRGGGPLAIIFSLVCIGIAAFSFLLDFDQADRMIREGMPSKWAWYTAFGLMTTLVWLYLEILRLLSYLRE; encoded by the coding sequence GTGCGTTCCAGTAGCAACCCGGCGTTCCGCAACCTGCCCCACGGCGGAACCCAGACTTACGGGCAGTACGGGCCCCCGGTGGGCTTCAACCAACCCCAGGGCGGCGTGCCCGGGTACGGCCCCGGCCAGGCCGCCTCCGGCGAAGGCGACCGCCCCATGACGGTCGACGACGTCGTCGTCAAGACCGGCATGAGCCTCGGCGTCGCGCTGCTCGTCGGGATCGTCACCGCGATCTGGGCCCAGAACACGCTGGCCGAGACCGGCCGGCTCTCCGGTGCCCTCCTCGGCGCGATGATCGGCGGCCTGCTCGTCGGGCTCGTCATCTCGCTGGTGATCATTTTCCGCCAGAAGCCGAGCGGGCCGCTGACGCTCGTCTACTCCGCCGCCGAAGGCCTGTTCCTCGGTGCGCTGAGCGGCGTGTTCGAGGTCGTCTACAAGGGCATCGCGCTGCAGGCGATCATCGGCACCGCCGGTGTCTTCATCGGCATGCTGGTGGTCTACAAGACCGGCGCGGTCAAGGTGACGCCGAAGCTGACCAAGTGGATCGTCGGCGCCGTCGTCGGCGTCGCGATCCTGATGCTGTTCAACCTGATCAGCACGCTGGTCTTCGACTTCAACCCGCTGCGTGGTGGCGGTCCGCTCGCCATCATCTTCAGCCTCGTCTGCATCGGCATCGCGGCGTTCAGCTTCCTGCTCGACTTCGACCAGGCCGACCGGATGATCCGCGAGGGCATGCCGTCGAAGTGGGCCTGGTACACCGCGTTCGGCCTGATGACGACGCTCGTCTGGCTGTACCTGGAGATCCTGCGGCTGCTGTCGTACCTCCGCGAGTAA
- a CDS encoding LppU/SCO3897 family protein — protein MGQPDPYGPPPGGPQQYGQPGAYGQAPQGQPGQYGPPPGQFPPGQQGFPPAPPVPKKSKAGTFIKFGIVGVVVIVAVVVGIVSFANSPASSNAGDCLTITEFTRGGDDPAKADCNDPKANVKIAAKLDSASDNCPGGSDAGYDTYSVSGRSSYKLCLMINAKQGDCLANFTSQTKGYVKVSCTDPTKDGELVKVVSGQADKNLCEGTEATRVAVYPEPATTMCVKTNE, from the coding sequence GTGGGTCAGCCCGATCCCTACGGACCGCCTCCCGGCGGCCCGCAGCAGTACGGCCAGCCCGGTGCCTACGGCCAGGCACCGCAGGGCCAGCCGGGCCAGTACGGTCCGCCGCCCGGGCAGTTCCCGCCCGGTCAGCAGGGTTTCCCGCCCGCGCCGCCGGTGCCGAAGAAGTCGAAGGCCGGCACCTTCATCAAGTTCGGCATCGTCGGCGTCGTCGTGATCGTCGCCGTCGTCGTCGGGATCGTGTCGTTCGCCAACTCGCCCGCCAGCTCCAACGCGGGTGACTGCCTCACGATCACCGAGTTCACCCGGGGCGGGGACGACCCGGCGAAGGCCGACTGCAACGACCCGAAGGCCAACGTCAAGATCGCCGCCAAGCTCGACAGCGCGTCGGACAACTGCCCCGGCGGCTCCGACGCCGGCTACGACACCTACTCGGTCAGCGGCCGCAGCTCGTACAAGCTGTGCCTGATGATCAACGCGAAGCAGGGCGACTGCCTCGCGAACTTCACGTCGCAGACCAAGGGCTACGTGAAGGTCTCCTGCACCGACCCCACCAAGGACGGCGAGCTGGTGAAGGTCGTCTCGGGCCAGGCGGACAAGAACCTCTGCGAGGGCACCGAGGCCACGCGCGTGGCCGTCTACCCGGAGCCGGCGACGACGATGTGCGTCAAGACGAACGAATAG
- a CDS encoding YeeE/YedE family protein: MATTESPAGEKKFLDFPTSCAAPVPRPEEPVRVVPLAVAGVLAAGLTAYVWASYGAKFGVLLLLGLGLGLALFHSRFGFTSAWRQLIAVGNGQGLRAHTLLLGTAATLIALIAGTGSGLFGSKPAPTAGALGLALFVGATLFAIGMQLGGACASGTLFAVGSGQSTIVLTLGGFIAGSVLYTWAYPVLSGWPEFKGVLLADHVGWFGSWAITIAVLAAIVLVTRAVQRRRTPPPADVVPTARGFARVFRGSWPMLVGALVLGVLAGAVFLVSGGIWGVTSAFSLWGAKILQVFGLHPETWEFWQQKSNATSLANPIWKDKNSLTDIGIMIGAAVAAAAAGAWKIHSSIPWRTAVAAILGGILMGVGARMAGGCNIGAYLGGISTGSLHGWLWGVFALGGTWVGLKLRPLFGLANPVPTDSVC, from the coding sequence GTGGCGACGACCGAATCCCCAGCCGGTGAGAAGAAGTTCCTCGATTTCCCGACCTCCTGCGCCGCGCCCGTGCCGCGGCCCGAGGAGCCCGTCCGCGTGGTCCCGCTGGCCGTCGCCGGCGTGCTCGCGGCCGGCCTGACCGCCTACGTCTGGGCGAGCTACGGCGCCAAGTTCGGCGTCCTGCTGCTGCTCGGCCTCGGCCTCGGGCTCGCGCTGTTCCACTCGCGGTTCGGCTTCACGTCCGCGTGGCGCCAGCTCATCGCGGTCGGCAACGGCCAGGGCCTGCGGGCCCACACCCTCCTGCTCGGCACCGCCGCGACGCTCATCGCGCTGATCGCGGGCACCGGCAGCGGGCTGTTCGGCAGCAAGCCGGCGCCGACGGCGGGCGCGCTCGGGCTCGCCCTCTTCGTCGGCGCGACGCTCTTCGCGATCGGCATGCAGCTCGGCGGCGCGTGCGCGTCCGGCACGCTGTTCGCGGTCGGGTCCGGCCAGTCGACGATCGTGCTGACCCTCGGCGGCTTCATCGCCGGGTCGGTGCTCTACACCTGGGCGTACCCGGTGCTGTCGGGCTGGCCCGAGTTCAAGGGCGTGCTGCTGGCCGACCACGTCGGCTGGTTCGGGTCCTGGGCGATCACGATCGCCGTGCTCGCCGCGATCGTCCTGGTGACGCGCGCGGTGCAGCGCCGCCGGACGCCGCCGCCCGCCGACGTCGTGCCGACCGCGCGCGGCTTCGCCCGGGTCTTCCGCGGCTCGTGGCCGATGCTCGTCGGCGCGCTCGTGCTGGGCGTGCTGGCCGGCGCGGTCTTCCTGGTCTCCGGCGGCATCTGGGGCGTCACCAGCGCGTTCTCGTTGTGGGGCGCGAAGATCCTGCAGGTGTTCGGGCTGCACCCGGAGACGTGGGAGTTCTGGCAGCAGAAGTCCAACGCGACTTCGCTGGCCAACCCGATCTGGAAGGACAAGAACAGCCTGACCGACATCGGGATCATGATCGGCGCGGCGGTGGCCGCCGCGGCCGCGGGCGCGTGGAAGATCCACAGCTCGATCCCGTGGCGCACGGCCGTCGCCGCGATCCTCGGCGGCATCCTGATGGGCGTCGGCGCGCGCATGGCGGGCGGCTGCAACATCGGCGCCTACCTCGGCGGCATCTCCACCGGCAGCCTGCACGGCTGGCTGTGGGGCGTCTTCGCCCTCGGCGGCACGTGGGTCGGTTTGAAGCTGCGCCCGCTGTTCGGCCTGGCGAACCCGGTCCCGACCGACAGCGTCTGCTGA
- a CDS encoding acetyl-CoA C-acetyltransferase: MPEAVIVSAARSPIGRANKGSLVSLRPDDLTVQMVQAALAKVPQLDPADIDDLMLGCGLPGGESGFNMGRAVAVELGYDHLPGCTITRYCSSSLQTTRMAFHAIKAGEGDVFISAGVETVSRFSKGSSDSWPDTHNPLFADAEARTKATAESGTDTWTDPRTEGDVPDVYIAMGQTAENLARLKGVSREEMDEFGVRSQNLAEKAIADGFWAKDITPVTLADGTVVSKDDGPRAGVTVEGVSGLKPVFRPDGRVTAGNCCALNDGAAALVIMSDTKARELGLTPLARIVSTGVTGLSPEIMGYGPVEASKQALSRAGLSIGDIDLVEINEAFAAQVIPSYRDLGIDIDRLNVNGGAIAVGHPFGMTGARITSTLINSLQHHDKQFGLETMCVGGGQGMALIIERLS; the protein is encoded by the coding sequence ATGCCCGAAGCCGTCATCGTCTCCGCCGCGCGCTCGCCCATCGGGCGCGCCAACAAGGGCTCGCTGGTCAGCCTGCGGCCCGACGACCTCACCGTGCAGATGGTCCAGGCCGCGCTGGCCAAGGTGCCGCAGCTGGACCCCGCCGACATCGACGACCTGATGCTCGGCTGCGGCCTCCCCGGCGGCGAGTCCGGGTTCAACATGGGCCGCGCGGTCGCCGTCGAGCTGGGCTACGACCACCTGCCCGGCTGCACCATCACCCGGTACTGCTCGTCCAGCCTGCAGACCACCCGGATGGCCTTCCACGCGATCAAGGCCGGCGAGGGCGACGTCTTCATCTCGGCCGGCGTCGAGACCGTGTCGCGGTTCTCGAAGGGCAGCTCGGACTCCTGGCCCGACACCCACAACCCGCTGTTCGCCGACGCCGAAGCCCGCACCAAGGCGACCGCGGAGTCCGGCACGGACACCTGGACCGACCCGCGCACCGAGGGCGACGTCCCGGACGTCTACATCGCGATGGGCCAGACCGCGGAGAACCTCGCGCGGCTCAAGGGCGTTTCCCGCGAGGAGATGGACGAGTTCGGCGTCCGCTCGCAGAACCTGGCGGAGAAGGCCATCGCGGACGGCTTCTGGGCCAAGGACATCACCCCGGTGACCCTGGCCGACGGCACGGTCGTCTCGAAGGACGACGGCCCGCGCGCCGGCGTCACGGTCGAGGGCGTCTCCGGGCTCAAGCCGGTCTTCCGCCCGGACGGCCGCGTCACCGCCGGCAACTGCTGCGCGCTCAACGACGGGGCCGCGGCGCTGGTCATCATGTCCGACACCAAGGCGCGCGAGCTGGGCCTGACGCCGCTGGCGCGGATCGTCTCCACCGGCGTGACCGGCCTTTCGCCGGAGATCATGGGCTACGGCCCGGTCGAGGCGTCCAAGCAGGCGCTCTCGCGCGCGGGGCTGTCCATCGGCGACATCGACCTGGTCGAGATCAACGAGGCCTTCGCCGCGCAGGTCATCCCGTCCTACCGGGACCTGGGCATCGACATCGACCGGCTGAACGTCAACGGCGGCGCGATCGCGGTCGGCCACCCGTTCGGCATGACCGGCGCCCGGATCACCTCGACGCTGATCAACTCCCTGCAGCACCACGACAAGCAGTTCGGCCTCGAGACGATGTGCGTCGGCGGCGGCCAGGGCATGGCGCTGATCATCGAGCGCCTTTCCTGA